A single window of Uloborus diversus isolate 005 chromosome 5, Udiv.v.3.1, whole genome shotgun sequence DNA harbors:
- the LOC129222405 gene encoding protein MCM10 homolog codes for MDNSKSSIQKNLSVNNVSPQNIENNPPVSQTKVEKRVSKLSCPPQESQLKIKTWKDGGKFKNNSEDKSLIVDQYSGIRIMNPLVMPDEMKQRMQNRKMIKMTYIKNFIRGGDIEGDWVTVGVVVQKVPPKTSKNGKTFSIWKMTDLHDCDKIVSVFLFGATHTEHWKTSVGTVVGILNPSIMPSKENNEISLSVDNPKKFMIMGTSKDFGHCKAPRKDGSSCNVIVNIQQCEFCTYHVKNEYKKFSSKRSAVQSSYSGRGEPCLKNKILKGQNVFYGGQMYTPPPNIKKSSITTSKDKLTLSNLTLKRKAEAVETDERAKSIQKISEIYGPEVAKAASSNSEFINTQLSTPSVGSRNFLRYMVKDIEKKEQKVSVITPEELLKIHKKQFEDKASQPKQKTDQAILQDLMPKLGRGLNPGQKISLNGPSQKAFNALTPEHYAKLKAIKKIQQNGPLKKKDPNSVKTSPEGLKKVESVLNNSVHPELDAMDADEKILSQPSRLGINLDQERIKEIMNRKSSHSYEVETEEIEREEQYFNRLEKKEQMEDKMASTMEIVCDVVSCKQCKYTADHAVDRCKAENHPLKCHKAIKRFFRCKDCSRRTFCYTKLPTKPCRSCSSTNFERTGMHQPRSGPKLGSENLSICGNDMKYLNSLQSEKSFLHI; via the exons ATGGACAACAGCAAATCATCTATACAAAAAAATTTATCAGTGAATAATGTAAGCCCACAAAACATAGAGAATAACCCTCCTGTTTCTCAAACCAAAGTGGAGAAGAGGGTGTCCAAGCTTTCTTGTCCCCCTCAGGAatcacaattaaaaataaaaacat ggaAAGATGGAggaaaatttaagaataattctGAAGATAAAAGTCTTATTGTTGACCAATATTCTGGCATTAGAATTAT GAATCCACTTGTTATGCCTGATGAGATGAAGCAAAGGATGCAAAATcggaaaatgattaaaatgacttacattaaaaattttataagagGAGGTGATATTGAAGGTGACTGGGTCACTGTTGGAGTTGTTGTACAAAAAGTTCCTCCCAAGacttcaaaaaat ggaaaaacattttcaatttggAAAATGACTGATTTGCATGATTGTGATAAGATAGTAAGTGTTTTCCTGTTTGGAGCAACACATACTGAACATTGGAAAACAAGTGTAGGAACAGTTGTAGGGATATTAAATCCTTCCATCATGCCCAGCAAGGAA AATAACGAAATTAGTCTCTCAGTTGATAATCCTAAGAAATTCATGATTATGGGTACTTCAAAAGACTTTGGACACTGCAAAGCTCCTAGAAAAGATGGCAGTTCATGCAATGTTATTGTTAACAT TCAGCAATGTGAATTTTGCACTTACCATGTGAAGAATGAATACAAGAAATTTAGCTCCAAGCGTAGTGCTGTGCAATCTTC gTATTCTGGAAGAGGAGAACCAtgtttgaagaacaaaattttaaaaggacaAAATGTTTTCTACGGTGGCCAAATGTATACTCCCCCTCCCAA catTAAGAAATCTTCTATCACTACAAGTAAAGATAAATTGACTTTAtcaaatttgactttaaaaagaaaagctgAAGCAGTAGAAACTGACGAACGAGCAAAAAGCATTCAAAAGATATCAGAAATCTATGGTCCTGAAGTAGCAAAAGCTGCATCAAGTAATTCAGAGTTTAT AAATACTCAACTGTCAACTCCCAGtgttggatccagaaattttctGCGTTACATGGTGAAAGATATAGAGAAGAAAG AGCAAAAAGTTAGTGTTATTACTCCTGAGgaacttttgaaaattcacaAGAAACAGTTTGAAGACAAAGCATCCCAGCCTAAGCAGAAAACTGACCAAGCAATTCTGCAGGATTTAATGCCAAAGCTGGGCCGAGGGTTGAATCCAGgacaaaaaatcagtttaaatggTCCATCTCAGAAAGCATTCAATGCCCTTACGCCTGAGCATTATGCAAAG TTAAAGGCCATCAAAAAAATCCAACAGAATggtccacttaaaaaaaaagatcccaATTCTGTAAAAACTTCTCCTGAAGGGCTGAAAAAAGTGGAAAGTGTTCTTAATAATTCAGTTCACCCAGAGCTAG ATGCAATGGATGCAGATGAAAAAATTCTTTCACAGCCTAGCAGATTAGGAATCAATTTAGATCAAGAAAgaattaaggaaataatgaataGGAAATCCAGTCACTCATATGAAGTAGAAACG GAAGAAATTGAAAGAGAAGAGCAATACTTTAATCGTCTAGAAAAGAAAGAGCAAATGGAAGATAAAATGGCATCAACTATGGAAATAGTTTGTGATGTTGTTTCTTGCAAACAA TGTAAATATACTGCAGATCATGCTGTTGACAGATGTAAGGCAGAAAATCATCCTTTAAAATGCCACAAAGCAATTAAGAGGTTTTTCCGTTGTAAAGATTGCTCTCGTCGCACATTCTGTTACACCAAGCTGCCTACAAAACCTTGCAG ATCTTGCAGTTCTACAAATTTTGAAAGGACGGGCATGCATCAA CCTCGCTCAGGTCCTAAATTAGGCTCAGAAAATCTCAGTATTTGTGGCAATGACATGAAATATTTGAACAGCTTGCAAAGtgaaaaatcatttcttcatatttaa